CGTACATTCTCTTGTTTTTATTCAAGAATTTATCAGTTTAAGAAACCAAAAGAGTTTTTAACACAATACGACCAATTATCAAAAGATAACTAAAAATCGACATACGGGGAGAGAAAAACGCACCCATTGCCGAGATGGAAAGCTCTTATGATTTGTCATATACGACTTCAAAGACGCAAATTTTCGATAAAAGACTTTAAGGAGACAGCGATCGAATGGTCGCAGAAAAAATCGTGTTCAGACCAAAAACTTTAGCCAAAAGAGGATTGTGCTCCTTTTCAAAAAGGGAGGCGGGATAGCTTTTTGTCTGAATCCCGACAAAAAAAGAATTAACCGGTTAACCGGCAGTGTTTAAGTTGACAGAGTCTCTACCGTGACCGATACTGAAATAAAACTCCTTCCCTTCTGCCACAGCAGGATTGGATGCTAAGACTTGAACGCTCTTCGCCCGTTTGTCCCTGCAATATACGCTCGGGTCCAAAATGAGATCCAGCAGCATAAATCGCCACGCCTACGCGATGAAGGGCATATAAGCCGACTTCACCATCACAAGAAACACCTTCCATTACGTTTAACAGCAGTTTGTTGAAACCCCTTTGAGGGAAAGCCGCTACCGATCTCATTGAGGGGTCAAGACGCCCTCTGTTATAGCGGACAAAGGGATTCGTACCCCTCAAATCCAATTTGAGAATAAACTAAAAAAGCATTGTGGCATTAGAGAATGTCCACATGCCAAATTTTGAGATACTTTGGGTAAATATTCAAATACACCATCGATCAACATCTACTTAAAATCGAATTGAATAAATTACAGACTCCGTCTAAAAAAACAGAGCGTAGTACGGAACCGATCGACAGGCTCCCCAATTTATTCCGTTTCTGCTACCCTTTTCCTGTAGGGACCGTGAACTGTCTCGTAGAGCCTGTCTTAAAGCTCTAATCACTATGTAACGAATGCATTCAAAACTTGTCTTTTGACAAAGTGAAAGCTCCCTAAGATTGAATGTTTTTAAGTCGCCTAATATTAGAAATATGAGAAGACTTAAAAACATTCAATCCCGAGGCTGTCTCAAAGTCAAATTTTGAGGCACTTTCGGTATAAATAAGCTCTTTCAAACCGCTAAAGAGGGTAATAAAATGACCACTCCCCATCAAGATGACAATCCTACCCGGTTCGACATCGCAGTCATAGGGGGAGGCCCTGGAGGTTACCCTGCGGCAATCAAAGCAGCACAGGCAGGAAAAAAGGTAGCCCTGATCGAGGCGAAAGACCTGGGAGGAACCTGCCTAAACAGAGGCTGCATTCCATCCAAAGCGCTCATCTCCAACGCCAGTTTATGGAAGAAAATACAGCACGCCACTGATTTTGGCATCGAAATCAAAGGAGCCTCTTTCAACTACGCCAAAATGAAAGAACGAAAAGACGGTGTGGTGGAAAAAGTCAGGAAGAGCTTGGAAGGCCTGATTCAATCCAATAAAATCCAACTTTTCAGGGGCTTCGGCAAGTTTATTTCCTCTAACGAAATTAAAATCACGGGACAAGACAATACCGTAATCCAAGCAGACAAGACCATCATCGCGACCGGATCTGAGCCCAGGAATATGCCACAGTTCCCTTTCGACTATGATAGGATCCATGATTCGACCTCGCTCCTGGAAATCACCGATCTTCCTTCTAAAATCGTGATTATCGGCGGAGGCGTTATCGGCTGCGAGTTTGCCTCGCTTTTCAACGCGTTTGGAGTCGAAGTTGTCATCTATGAAATGTTACCGAGAATCATTCCCATGGAGTGTCCAAGCGTATCCCATGCTTTGACGCAAACCTTCAAGAAGAAAGGGATCCTCATCCACACCGAAGCTCTGGTGGAATCGGTCGTCAATAAAGGCTCTCATGTCGAACTTAAGGTCTCGCAAGGAGAAACTGTTAAAGCGGATATCGCTCTGGTATCGGTTGGACGCTCCTTGAACACCAAAGGTATTGGCCTTGAAGCGGCGGGAGTCGTCGTCGCGCAAAACGGACTGATTGAAGTAAACGAGAAAATGGAAACGACAACCCCGGGAATCTATGCCGTAGGGGATATCGCTTCCAAATGGTGGCTTGCACACGTAGCCTCCCACCAAGGCCTCGTCGCAGCTGAAAACGCATGCGGCAAAGAAGCATTCATGCACTATAATGCCGTTCCCTCCGTCATTTTCACCGATCCTGAGATAGGAACGGTAGGAATGTCCTTAGAGCAGGCACTCGAGAGTGGTTACAAAGCGACGCTTGGTGCATTTCCTTTTCAGGCTTTGGGGAAAGCGCAGGCCTCGTTGGAAACAGAAGGTTTTGCACAAGTTGTTGTCGACAGAGAAACTCACCAAATTTTGGGCGCGCAGGTCGTCGGACACGATGCCTCCACCTTAGTTGCAGAGATGGGTATCGCCATAGCCAATGAGATGACGCTGGAATGTGTAACCCACACCATCCACGCTCACCCGACGGTCGCTGAAGTATGGTTGGAAGCGGCGCTAATGGCCAATGAAACCCCTCTGCACCTTCCTCCGAAGCAAAAATCCCGGTTGAAACCGGCCAATGTATAGATCGGGGATTTTAAGCGATGGATAACAAACTTACATTCCTCGGTCAGCGAAAGCAAAATAAGTTGAATATTCTGCCGGAAAATCCTGAGCGTCCCGTCGAAGATAAACCCCTGGGACGTTTTCCTTCCTGGCTCCACAGAAAGCTGCCCAGGGGAGGAGATCTTTTTAAAACAGGATCCCTTCTAGAAAAAAGCCGCCTGAGTACTGTTTGCGAAGAGGCAAAGTGCCCCAACCTGTTTGAGTGCTGGTCAAAAAAGACGGCGACTTTCCTGATCATGGGCAAAGAGTGCACCAGGGCCTGCGGCTTTTGCGACATCGACTTCTCTAAAACTCCGAAATCCCTCGAAGCTGATGAACCGGATCGTATTGTAGAGTCGGTGAAAGCCCTGTCTTTAAAACACGTTGTCATCACTATGGTTGCAAGAGACGACTTAAGTGATCAGGGGGCTTCACATATTGTAAAGGTTGTCGAAGCTTTAAGAAAGGATGCTCCTGAGTGTACAATCGAGCTTCTCACTTCCGATTTCAACGGCGATATGGCAGCACTTGAGACCACCCTTAATGCGGGACCCGACATTTTTAACCACAATATCGAGACGGTAAGACGTCTAAGCCCAAGAGTCCGACACAGAGCCACTTACGAAAGGACTTTACTTGTGCTATCCCACGCCAAAAAAGCCGCCGCAAGGCTCGGCAAGCAGATTTTCATCAAATCAGGGATCATGGTCGGCCTTGGCGAAGACGATCATGAAGTCCTGGAGACCCTTAAAGATCTTAAGGAAGCTGAAGTAGATATCGTCACTATCGGCCAATACCTGCAAGCTTCGCAAAAAAAACTGCTGGTCAAACGTTTTGTAACACCAGAGCAATTCAAAGAGTATGAGTCGACAGGACTTAAAATGGGGATTCCCTATATCTTCTCCGGTCCTTTCGTTCGCTCAAGCTATAACGCTGAATCGGTCATGAAGGCCGTCAAAGACAATACCCGGAAAGGCAATGAAGGAAGATAACGCATTAAGAGCTCTTTCTGAGCTATCTGAAACTGATATCGATATAATAAGGCACCGAGAAGCCCATTTTTCAGGCAGCTTTTCACTGATGATTGAATATTACGCGACCGAAGGAAGGGGACGCGATCCCGATTTCTCGATCAGCCGCCTGCATGAGCTTAAGATGATCGAGGAGAAGTCCGGTCAGAACCTTGCCTCGCTAACGCTCGCTGATGACCAGAAGGAAGAAATTGAAAAATCAAGGGCTCTCTATCAGAGATTGAAAGAGATATACTCCAAAGGGAAAAAAAGCCGTCCCGAGGAAATTCTCATCGCCGATCTGATTCTCTCTGAAGAAGAGTACCCCGAGAAAGAGATCGAGAAAATCTGTCTGCTGGGAAAAAGAGCAATCCCCTTCCTGATTGCTTTAATGCGCAACGAGGAATTAAGAAACCCTCTCTTCCCCGGATTTGGTAAAGCCCCCTCGCTGGCAATCGATTGCCTGCGGGAGATCAAAGATGAGTCGGCCATTATCGCTCTTTTTGAAGAGATCGGCCACGAAGAGGTCGTCGATGAAGAGGGGGCCCTTCTTGCCCTCAGAGAGATCGGACGCCCCGCGGAGCTGTTTCTCTTAAAGGTGCTCTCGTCCCGTCCGATCACCTCGGATAACGAGCGAGCTGCAGTCGCACTCATCCATTTCAAAGATCATCAGGAAGTGTCGAAAGCAGCCATCGACTTACTTGAAAGCCAAGACTTTAGAAACACGATTCCCCTCTCTTGCTATCTGGCATTGATTGCAGAAGGAACTCATGATGAAACCTTGAGAGAACGCTTTCGAAAAATGGCCTTGGAAAAGGGAACCCCCAAGGTTTTGCAAGAGGATATGCTGATGGTTACCAGATCGTGGGATAAAAAAAAGAAGGCACGTTAAACGCCTTAACTTTTAATAATTTAAATAAAACATCAGTAGAAAGCTGGCGTTAAAAACAGCGGGTGCGTTATTCCCCTGTTACACCGGGCAATAACTCAAAATTGGGGCACTCTCAAAGCCGAAATTTTGAAATACTTTCGACGTAACAGACTCTAAGAGCCTGTTATAAAAATGAAATCGTATTAGGTTGATTTACTAATCGATGAAACGCCCTGAAGGGCTCATCGGTTTTCAGAGCAAAGAGCAGAAGGTGCATGCCGAAAAGAACTGAAAAATAGATAGTTCTTTCCGCTTTCTCATATTCAAGCCATTTGCTAGGATGCAGTTTATGGTTAAAAAAAACATTTATGTTTTTCTTTAAAAAAAGGCGATTGATTATGCTTGACTCTCCCAGTACAGCAACACTTACTCACAGCAGACTTGATAGCTATTGGCTTCTGATTCAGCGAGTAGCCTCGAGAAAAGCCAAACTCAATCGATTTTTTCAGCTTTTCTTTCTTCTGCTTATTCCACTCCTGACAGGCTGCGAAGGCAGAAAAACCATCGTCAACGGCCTGGATGAGAAAGAGGCGAACGAAATTGTCGTTTACCTTGCTTCCAGAGGTTTTGACGCGCAGAAAGTTAAGGCCGAAGCAGCGGGTACGGGGCAGGGTCCTCAGCTATTTGACATCAACGTCAAGGAAACGGAAGCCACCCAAACCATGGCTATCCTCAATCAGGCCGGTCTTCCACGAAGAAGAGGGCAAAACCTTCTTGGAATTTTCCAAAATACAGGACTTGTGCCAACCGAGATGACGGAAAAGATCCGCTATCAGGCCGGACTCGCAGAGCAAATAGCGAGCACCATCCGAAAATTCGATGGTGTGCTTGATGCTGAAGTACAGATTTCATTCCCAGAGGAAGATCCGCTCAACCCGGGCAAAACCAAAGGGGACATCACCGCGTCGGTTTACGTCAAGCACTCCGGAGCACTAGACGATCCCAATGCCCATGCACAGACTAAAATCAAAAGACTGGTAGCATCCAGCATCACTGGACTTAAGTACGACAACGTCACCTTGGTCTTTGACAAAGCCCGTATGAACGATATCCAAGGGCAGCTTTCATCCTCTAGCGAAGATCAAAAGCAATATGTTATCGTCTGGAGCATCGTAATTGGAAAAGAGTCGGTTACCAAGTTCCGAGTCATCTTCTTCACGTTCTCTGTCTTGCTGCTGCTCATTTTACTGCTGATGGTCTGGATTATCTGGAAGACCTACCCACTCTTGCAGGCTCATGGCGGACTGAAAGAACTTATACATCTAAAGCCGATTAAGACCGATAAGAAGAAAGAAGACAAACCCAAAGACGACGCCGCGGGCAAAAAGAACCCAGAGGCCAAAAAAGAGGGTGAGGCTAACGCCGAAGCCGACTTTGAAGGCGAGATCGAGTTTGAGGAAGAAGGCAAAAAATAGCGGGGGCGGGCCTCACTTGCCCGCTCACTTGATGCCCTACAGCTCTTATCGGGATAGAAGACTGGCCTGGAATATTGATCATGATAGATTGAATAAGACAACACTTTAGAGCAATCGTCTATGCAGCAGAAGAGCAATTTCGTTTTCAGGATACTTGCCAATCGGTTTCACACAAAAGATTTTGAGAAGTTTTCTCAGTCTCTTTCGGAAACCGATCGTTCGGCTATCACATCCGTAGACATCGCGAGCACAAACACCGAAGCTTTGGTCCGTGATGATTTCAAGGATCTGCTGGAACTGCACTATTCATGGCTTTTACCCCATGTAAAAAGCTTACCTCCCGAGTTGATTCCTACCTATCTCTCGTCGCTCGATCCCAGTCAAAAAAAAGGGCTCAGCGAAATCTTAGGGGTAAAACCAAACCCGAAAAAACCGATTCCACTAGCTCAGGCGTATCTTCACAAAATAATAAGGCAGAAAGCTATCGATAAGTCGATACTACCGCGAGAGTACCTCCCCCCCTCCCAGTTATCGCCCCTGCTCGATCTCAATAAGGCCTTCATCGTGGAAGTCATAGACCTCTTGGGTATTCATGACCTGGCTGAAAAAATCCGTTCAATTGTAGATAAAACAAAGCTAAGGTCCATTTATAAATGTCTGACACCGGTCAAGCAGAAATATCTTGA
This genomic stretch from Estrella lausannensis harbors:
- the sctJ gene encoding type III secretion system inner membrane ring lipoprotein SctJ produces the protein MLDSPSTATLTHSRLDSYWLLIQRVASRKAKLNRFFQLFFLLLIPLLTGCEGRKTIVNGLDEKEANEIVVYLASRGFDAQKVKAEAAGTGQGPQLFDINVKETEATQTMAILNQAGLPRRRGQNLLGIFQNTGLVPTEMTEKIRYQAGLAEQIASTIRKFDGVLDAEVQISFPEEDPLNPGKTKGDITASVYVKHSGALDDPNAHAQTKIKRLVASSITGLKYDNVTLVFDKARMNDIQGQLSSSSEDQKQYVIVWSIVIGKESVTKFRVIFFTFSVLLLLILLLMVWIIWKTYPLLQAHGGLKELIHLKPIKTDKKKEDKPKDDAAGKKNPEAKKEGEANAEADFEGEIEFEEEGKK
- the lipA gene encoding lipoyl synthase, with translation MDNKLTFLGQRKQNKLNILPENPERPVEDKPLGRFPSWLHRKLPRGGDLFKTGSLLEKSRLSTVCEEAKCPNLFECWSKKTATFLIMGKECTRACGFCDIDFSKTPKSLEADEPDRIVESVKALSLKHVVITMVARDDLSDQGASHIVKVVEALRKDAPECTIELLTSDFNGDMAALETTLNAGPDIFNHNIETVRRLSPRVRHRATYERTLLVLSHAKKAAARLGKQIFIKSGIMVGLGEDDHEVLETLKDLKEAEVDIVTIGQYLQASQKKLLVKRFVTPEQFKEYESTGLKMGIPYIFSGPFVRSSYNAESVMKAVKDNTRKGNEGR
- the lpdA gene encoding dihydrolipoyl dehydrogenase, which produces MTTPHQDDNPTRFDIAVIGGGPGGYPAAIKAAQAGKKVALIEAKDLGGTCLNRGCIPSKALISNASLWKKIQHATDFGIEIKGASFNYAKMKERKDGVVEKVRKSLEGLIQSNKIQLFRGFGKFISSNEIKITGQDNTVIQADKTIIATGSEPRNMPQFPFDYDRIHDSTSLLEITDLPSKIVIIGGGVIGCEFASLFNAFGVEVVIYEMLPRIIPMECPSVSHALTQTFKKKGILIHTEALVESVVNKGSHVELKVSQGETVKADIALVSVGRSLNTKGIGLEAAGVVVAQNGLIEVNEKMETTTPGIYAVGDIASKWWLAHVASHQGLVAAENACGKEAFMHYNAVPSVIFTDPEIGTVGMSLEQALESGYKATLGAFPFQALGKAQASLETEGFAQVVVDRETHQILGAQVVGHDASTLVAEMGIAIANEMTLECVTHTIHAHPTVAEVWLEAALMANETPLHLPPKQKSRLKPANV